Proteins encoded together in one Telopea speciosissima isolate NSW1024214 ecotype Mountain lineage chromosome 6, Tspe_v1, whole genome shotgun sequence window:
- the LOC122664862 gene encoding calcium-transporting ATPase, endoplasmic reticulum-type has protein sequence MEERPFSAWSWSVDQCLKEYSVKLDKGLSSFEVERRRQKYGWNELQKEKGKPLWRLVLEQFDDVLVKILLVAAFISFVLAHFHGHESGESGFEAYVEPFVIVMILVLNGIVGVWQETNAEKALEALKEMQSECAKVLRDGHYVPELPARELVPGDIVELRVGDKVPADMRVAALKTSTLRVEQSSLTGEAMPVLKGTNPVLMDDCELQAKECMVFAGTTVVNGSCLCIVVSTGMRTEIGKIQTQIHEASLENDDTPLKKKLDEFGGRLTTAIGLVCFVVWVINYRNFLTWELVDGWPTNFRFSFEKCTYYFKIAVALAVAAIPEGLPAVITTCLALGTRKMAQKNAIVRKLPSVETLGCTTVICSDKTGTLTTNQMSVSEFFTLGGKTTGTRIFRVEGTTYDPKDGGIVDWDCYNWDANLQAMAEICAVCNDAGIFCSGCLFRATGLPTEAALKVLVEKMGVPDTKASNRIRSTQLAADYLIDCDTVKLGCCEWWAKRSKRVATLEFDRIRKSMSVIIREPTGNNRLLVKGAVESMLERSSNVQLADGSIVPMDELCRQLLLLRNLEMSSKGLRCLGLAYKDDLGEFSDYYEENHPAHKKLLDPANYSSIERNLVFVGVVGLRDPPRVEVHKAIEDCKEAGIKVMVITGDNKSTAEAICREVRLFSDSQDLRGRSFTGKEFMALSSTEQVGILSRPGGMVFSRAEPKHKQEIVRMLKQMGEVVAMTGDGVNDAPALKLADIGIAMGITGTEVAKEASDMVLADDNFSTIVSAIAEGRSIYNNMKAFIRYMISSNVGEVISIFLTAALGIPECLIPVQLLWVNLVTDGPPATALGFNPADVDIMQKPPRKSNDALINFWVLFRYMVIGSYVGIATVGIFILWYTQPSFMGIDLVSDGHTLVSLYQLRTWGECPTWSNFTAAPFKVGGGGVITFSNPCEYFSVGKVKASTLSLSVLVAIEMLNSLNALSEDNSLVRMPPWRNIWLLIAMSVSFGLHFFILYFPFLANVFGIVPLSLNEWLLVILLSSPVVLIDEVLKFFGRCRRRRTWKDKKE, from the exons ATGGAAGAAAGACCATTCTCTGCCTGGTCGTGGTCTGTAGATCAGTGCCTGAAGGAATACTCTGTGAAACTTGACAAGGGTCTGAGTTCCTTTGAGGTTGAGAGGCGGCGACAAAAGTATGGTTGGAATGAGCTtcagaaagagaaggggaagccTCTATGGCGGCTTGTCTTGGAACAGTTTGATGATGTGCTCGTCAAGATCCTGTTAGTTGCAgccttcatttcatttgttCTGGCTCACTTTCACGGGCATGAATCAGGAGAGAGTGGTTTCGAGGCCTATGTGGAACCTTTCGTGATTGTTATGATTCTCGTGCTCAACGGCATTGTTGGGGTTTGGCAGGAGACCAATGCCGAGAAGGCACTCGAAGCCCTTAAGGAAATGCAATCTGAGTGTGCGAAGGTTCTCCGAGATGGACACTATGTGCCAGAATTACCCGCCCGGGAGCTCGTCCCAGGGGACATTGTGGAACTACGGGTTGGAGACAAGGTCCCTGCTGACATGAGAGTTGCGGCACTAAAGACATCAACCTTGCGAGTTGAGCAGAGCTCGTTGACTGGAGAGGCAATGCCTGTGCTCAAAGGTACCAATCCTGTGCTCATGGACGACTGCGAATTGCAAGCCAAAGAATGTATGGTATTTGCAGGTACCACAGTTGTGAACGGGAGCTGTCTTTGTATTGTTGTAAGCACTGGGATGCGCACTGAGATTGGGAAGATTCAGACACAAATACATGAAGCCTCCTTAGAAAATGACGATACCCCTCTGAAGAAGAAGCTGGATGAATTCGGTGGGAGGTTGACAACTGCAATTGGGCTTGTTTGTTTCGTTGTGTGGGTGATCAACTACAGAAACTTCCTCACTTGGGAACTTGTGGATGGATGGCCCACTAATTTTAGGTTTTCTTTTGAGAAATGCACATACTATTTCAAGATAGCCGTTGCCCTTGCAGTAGCTGCTATTCCAGAGGGTCTTCCTGCTGTAATCACAACTTGTTTGGCCTTGGGTACCAGGAAAATGGCACAAAAGAATGCAATTGTGAGGAAGCTCCCAAGTGTGGAGACGTTGGGATGCACAACTGTGATTTGTTCAGATAAGACTGGAACCCTTACGACAAATCAAATGTCTGTGAGTGAATTCTTCACTTTGGGTGGAAAGACGACAGGCACTCGAATTTTTCGTGTCGAAGGAACGACTTATGATCCCAAGGATGGTGGTATTGTGGACTGGGACTGCTACAATTGGGATGCAAACTTGCAGGCAATGGCAGAAATATGTGCTGTCTGCAATGATGCTGGGATCTTCTGTAGTGGTTGCCTTTTCCGAGCTACAGGTTTGCCTACTGAAGCGGCTCTCAAGGTTTTAGTTGAAAAGATGGGGGTTCCAGATACAAAGGCAAGCAATCGAATCCGCAGCACACAGCTTGCTGCTGACTATTTAATTGACTGTGACACAGTTAAATTAG GCTGTTGCGAGTGGTGGGCAAAAAGATCAAAAAGGGTTGCTACATTGGAGTTTGATCGAATTCGTAAATCCATGAGTGTTATCATTCGGGAACCAACTGGGAATAATCGTCTTCTTGTTAAG GGCGCTGTGGAGAGTATGTTGGAGCGCAGTTCAAATGTGCAACTTGCAGATGGATCCATTGTTCCAATGGATGAGCTGTGTAGGCAACTCTTATTGTTAAGAAACTTGGAGATGAGTTCAAAGGGCCTGCGATGTTTGGGTTTGGCGTATAAGGATGACTTAGGAGAGTTCTCGGACTACTACGAGGAGAATCACCCTGCCCACAAGAAGCTGCTTGATCCTGCCAACTACTCTTCCATTGAACGCAACCTAGTCTTTGTTGGGGTTGTAGGTCTGAGG GACCCGCCTCGTGTTGAAGTTCATAAAGCAATTGAAGATTGTAAAGAAGCTGGGATCAAAGTTATGGTGATCACTGGAGACAATAAGTCCACTGCTGAGGCTATTTGTCGGGAGGTTCGATTATTTTCTGATAGTCAGGATCTCAGGGGGAGAAGTTTTACAGGTAAAGAATTCATGGCTCTCTCTTCGACCGAACAGGTAGGGATCTTGTCCAGGCCTGGGGGGATGGTTTTCTCTCGTGCCGAGCCCAAACACAAACAGGAAATTGTAAGGATGCTGAAGCAAATGGGTGAAGTTGTTGCTATGACTGGAGACGGTGTAAACGATGCTCCTGCACTGAAACTTGCTGATATCGGAATTGCAATGGGAATTACTGGAACTGAG GTTGCAAAGGAGGCATCAGACATGGTTCTTGCAGATGATAATTTCAGTACTATTGTTTCTGCTATTGCTGAGGGCCGTTCAATCTATAATAACATGAAAGCTTTTATTAG GTATATGATATCATCTAATGTTGGGGAGGTGATATCCATCTTTCTGACAGCTGCACTAGGCATACCAGAATGCTTGATTCCGGTGCAGCTTCTTTGGGTCAATTTGGTTACGGATGGTCCACCTGCAACTGCTCTAGGTTTTAACCCTGCGGATGTTGACATCATGCAGAAACCACCCCGCAAGAGCAATGATGCGCTTATAAACTTTTGGGTTCTGTTCCGCTACATG GTGATTGGTTCATATGTGGGCATTGCAACTGTTGGCATATTCATTTTGTGGTACACCCAACCTTCCTTTATGGGTATTGATCTTGTGAGTGATGGGCACACACTGGTTTCCCTATATCAGCTCCGCACTTGGGGGGAGTGCCCCACATGGTCAAATTTCACTGCAGCCCCATTCaaggttggtggtggtggtgttatcACTTTCTCAAACCCTTGTGAGTACTTCTCTGTTGGTAAAGTGAAGGCATCAACTTTATCATTGTCTGTGCTAGTAGCAATCGAGATGCTTAATTCCCTCAATGCCTTGTCCGAAGACAACAGCTTAGTCCGAATGCCACCTTGGAGGAACATTTGGCTATTGATTGCCATGTCTGTTTCATTTGGGCTCCATTTTTTCATACTGTATTTTCCTTTTCTAGCAAATGTTTTTGGTATTGTTCCACTGAGCCTGAATGAATGGTTACTGGTCATCTTACTTTCGTCCCCTGTTGTTCTCATTGATGAGGTTCTCAAGTTCTTTGGGAGATGTCGAAGAAGGAGAACATGGAAGGACAAGAAAGAGTAG